A window of the Oligoflexia bacterium genome harbors these coding sequences:
- a CDS encoding DUF4423 domain-containing protein, giving the protein MVKPLAGSSRLSYVVSMKRDPLVEILRTDFGRKKMRNKSYSLRSYSRDLGVDPSNLSKIINQQKSIGVRLRKTLAKKLGFEVNEIASWLMPAAQEKTSDKEYSQHGVEVFQIVSEWQHYAILELFKLKEFTFSFEEVAQWLGISLNEARKSIKRLQDAGLLKFGQELKEWLPSESSSSSILSIATSKAHREQQKQILEGGIDALKMVPIEKRSQSSMTMAIDTKKLTEAKQLIKTFRRDMGRLLASGKSLDEVYQLSISLYPVTKNRIKNKTKGELCE; this is encoded by the coding sequence GTGGTTAAACCTCTTGCGGGATCAAGCAGATTGTCATATGTAGTCTCCATGAAACGAGATCCACTGGTCGAAATTTTAAGAACTGATTTTGGGCGCAAGAAGATGCGCAATAAGTCCTATTCGCTTCGATCATATTCTAGAGATTTGGGTGTTGACCCCAGCAACCTTAGTAAAATAATCAATCAACAAAAATCGATCGGCGTCCGCTTGAGAAAAACTTTGGCTAAAAAACTGGGCTTCGAAGTAAATGAGATCGCAAGTTGGTTAATGCCGGCAGCTCAGGAAAAAACGAGCGATAAAGAATATTCTCAGCACGGTGTCGAGGTTTTTCAGATCGTGTCGGAATGGCAACACTATGCTATTTTAGAATTATTCAAATTAAAGGAGTTTACCTTTAGCTTTGAAGAAGTAGCCCAATGGTTGGGAATCAGTCTGAATGAAGCTAGAAAATCGATAAAACGTCTGCAAGATGCTGGTTTACTAAAATTTGGCCAAGAATTAAAAGAATGGCTACCTTCTGAGAGTTCGAGTTCATCAATTCTTAGTATCGCCACCAGCAAAGCTCATCGCGAGCAACAAAAACAAATTCTTGAAGGCGGTATTGATGCACTAAAAATGGTCCCCATTGAAAAGCGCTCACAATCTTCCATGACCATGGCGATTGATACCAAAAAATTAACTGAGGCAAAACAACTTATCAAAACTTTTCGCCGAGACATGGGCCGGCTACTAGCATCCGGCAAGAGTTTAGATGAAGTCTATCAACTTTCGATTTCGCTTTACCCTGTAACCAAAAATAGAATTAAAAACAAAACTAAAGGAGAATTGTGTGAATAA